From Neospora caninum Liverpool complete genome, chromosome VIII, a single genomic window includes:
- a CDS encoding adaptor complexes medium subunit domain containing protein: MRGARGTVLLHVHHNNLLFVGVTTKEVEPLLLLDLLQQMQTTLAWYCGTASSALPASLRGGSVSAEAPLTEETLRKHFSLIYVLLDEMSSSGYPATVQSNVLQMLVPRPSVIETAMKLVNGSSRVLSSLAASFGLAGSPGQAGAAEGRGGQCVRPALESEAGAGMGCGSGSGEGGGISGAGSDRWWRRGNVHYASNEVYVDVVEAVHAVVDADGKMVQASLSGSIQMNNRLSGLPELCLTLRNSALLKDASFHPCVKLPRFKRDGVLSFCPPDGEFVLASYWLCDSKFTLPLSLSGTAAFPSPSLPPPKFGHPTPHTVSGLRRGSGPPGAASLAGRFELRLAPFCPVGASACPGSASGVANLLSSRTMECVAVSIPLPAFVDSATATATCGAIRYLHNSSCLLWEVGSLAFDAPTQKAEGTLTLVAEEAKRVDVLSPCETTLVASVQFLIKNWVPSGFKLDSLDVSNINVPPYKGCRYSTVAGTVEFRIDSRTR, translated from the exons ATGAGAGGTGCTCGAGGAACGGTCTTGCTTCACGTCCACCACAACaatctccttttcgtcgggGTGACCACAAAAGAG GTAGAGCCGCTCTTGCTTCTCGACCTTCTCCAGCAGATGCAGACGACCCTCGCGTGGTACTGCGGCACTGCCTCTTCGGcgctgcctgcgtcgctccGCGGGGGCTCGGTCTccgccgaggcgcctctcacggaggagacgctgcggaAACACTTCTCGCTCATCTACGTCCTCCTCGATGAAATGAGCTCCTCAGGCTACCCTGCGACAGTTCAAAGCAACGTCCTGCAGATGCTCGTGCCGCGGCCCTCAGTCATCGAAACAGCCATGAAACTC GTGAACGgctcgtctcgcgtcttgAGTTCTCTCGCGGCGTCGTTCGGCCTCGCCGGGTCACCGGGGCAagcaggcgccgccgaggGGCGGGGAGGGCAATGCGTCAGACCGGCGCTCGAGTCCGAAGCAG GCGCAGGCATGGGCTGCGGAAGCGGTTcgggcgagggcggcggcaTCAGCGGCGCGGGCAGCGATCGATGGTGGCGGCGGGGCAACGTGCACTACGCGTCGAACGAGGTCTACGTCGACGTCGTGGAGGCGGTTCACGCCGTCGTCGACGC AGACGGCAAGATGGTTCAGGCATCGCTCAGCGGATCGATTCAGATGAACAACCGT CTGAGCGGGCTGCCAGAGCTTTGCCTGACCCTGCGGAATTCAGCCCTCTTGAAGGATGCGTCGTTCCACCCTTGTGTCAA gTTGCCTCGGTTTAAAAGAGATGgggttctctctttctgtcccccCGATGGCGAGTTCGTTCTCGCATCCTACTG GCTCTGCGACAGCAAATTTACCCTTCCGCTATCGCTTTCCGGCACtgcggcgtttccctccccgtCGCTCCCGCCGCCCAAGTTCGGACACCCCACACCCCACACTGTCTCCGGTCTCCGACGAGGCAGTGGGCCTCCGGGCGCCGCATCGCTCGCCGGCCGCTTCGAgctgcgcctcgccccgTTCTGTCCCGTTGGGGCCTCTGCGTGCCCAGGCAGTGCCTCGGGAGTTGCGAATCTCTTGAGTTCGAGAACGATGGAGTGTGTTGCTGTCTCGAttcctcttcccgccttcgtCGACAGCGCCACGGCGACAGCCACGTGTGGCGCCATCCGCTATCTCCACAACTCTTCA tgtctcctctgggaGGTTGGCTCGCTCGCGTTTGATGCGCCCACACAAAAGGCAGAAGGAACG CTTACTCTGGTCGCTGAAGAGGCAAAGCGGGTGGAtgtcctttctccctgtgaAACAAC CCTCGTGGCCTCTGTCCAGTTCCTCATTAAAAACTGGGTCCCCTCCGGCTTCAAG CTCGACTCGCTCGATGTCTCCAACATCAACGTCCCTCCTTACAAGGGGTGTCGATACAGCACAGTTGCAG GCACTGTTGAGTTTCGTATCGATTCTCGGACCCGGTGA
- a CDS encoding serine/threonine protein phosphatase domain-containing protein, whose translation MDSAATERGARLAPKAPISSPSAAVSPSNVELFPVLASSLSEAKLPDKRSLLFLHASPMETSLPSPPGCFSRRRSLEAAHAEQDPPRNVACVEDREGLSHPASFDDPQGAFRAAAPSRDQAELLQIHQRLREEALQRQREGHSSEAGAPPADVSQESAKTYHYVPNALAHGPSHAAENRSPHGLPQSVAPAHAARPLFTGNSPTCFSSGPRAEGRTDGAWTETGGTRTWVVSEPRPAASSGTYASSVQAAPPALAPSLYVQPMASVDPQKHTRLVSPAFASALAPTLEQRYAVGAPASCASTTSGSSAYPSSLRREAPMSRSRVMVRDSGTGAYLSPARSPDGPFSRADGGRGAATKERRRGRKKRLWGGRWGEKLQAFYESGESECDSAGGEDTQEAETHVGEATVSGFAGEAPTWTSPSVVSTLFSVFSNPERAASRDSRVSVHPMSPIQGAPAGPRPDAHLLSAFPCETPRQAHSGSPAHPRVLSDGQVYIPGTGDFRVSALAASASGSSQAVSVASPTFAARGHSPSAASRSRGGYLPSGTSPRVSGVERGRSPGVPDPGARFGAASPVQPRRRRRQRKAKGGDGAKRSFSETAGAVAANAGAAVVGAIGGFVGGVVDHIIESHSEASRSRSPRDSSLFSSASEHGARSGDEADGFAHPHAALEPVPRFDLQTGNRLQNPGALTAAAALSGGLPAPWQGAPGFGGSSNPGSVLPGLSRQDSLASAHGAHAPGLLPRAAVSPCLQTGVSASVCPSVGASVSGASAPGQPALPLRAPLPFPRSAAPPSLTVEEKGRALGNITASVVLENLSLTARSLLHVASVAPGLAASVALAAADVVKAVKRGMEGVEGDDAWELEHKLSPRPRERSEERGQEETPKKLGTDRGVREDTGAGTDRDASQGRAAKNESVEAGTCGDSSEKPTPKGRKQAAQSRRASPSAGARQVEQGRTSAAPTPSARQASRESSPRQAAQQSDARLGKLRGDSPTNSPKDAAGGAASQLPPTETEAAELAAAFREWQSFGFLWDRVVLEECCVEEAQRLKQLFDRFAEPSSPPRLSREGFAKLLAAYPCLPPEHHDFFFRTLARRSEDSILLRDFRAGFYVAQPQLPEEVERASGKLRLQFVFKAYDLDGDGWLQEEELRGLLSHLHSAGLHAEDLKIKQDRDALDKLVKGEAQVLLQRFPRFGYSAFLQCVRSGVFNATHRLLRCRASLPGLVKAEERTRRRSCAARPSPQVPAKSTVAESTPSLEAQSPATAVVSAAAAAVSAAAAASAVATAAFAHDCPERRTQRLLPASRSPSPEAVHGQGWPSTAAGVAAPRAPAVCLAGGAQLADARWVGAYPGEASSEAGPRPLTTPEKPVAKKAAYPSVPAQQTRVAQKIVHHVKTCLPFVSRADLDARLPALLSVNASSPAHAGDREGAPSPSFLQMPLAVEEVLALCDAVERLVAAEETVIELDVPLKIYGDLHGHLADLLEFFGSFGWPGDEDKLTEQIEDFLFLGDYVDRGPCSLEVLLLLFSLKVLSPNRVFLLRGNHEDRQMNRVYGFLEELERKLGGDASTRVWEKANEVFDLLPLAALVPVAGVFCLHGCLGDSIETVDDLRVIQRPLDISVLQLDGVDAGARGASAADHKVLDCLWSDPERPPERAEDAAGPASPRGGHVVRSSAAFIEAFLERNRLALLVRGHECVAPGYCYDLGGRCLTLFSASNYCGTANNDGAALHIYREEEPLPNPDRPRQHITRHILLVERQDRSRAGVSGLPPQTRFSPQGFPTPLGSPSGPPPTRPPPLHGGEVGGAMFSELTRLASEAARSPLGSSSFPSSAEAAALLSSALRSSTTVPLTSSSAFGEPPLASPSQHEKIDADGPFGPSTLGAWLASPGPHIEIPSEFLSSHSPPHSPLSSSPLTASGPRAAARASASVSAALQGSFGLPAASLHGDGWVSPLSPAYLADGLRESGATWMQAVSPGRDTAATAGLEGADASPPSPRPAHLSEEMQNAHPPLPVASPLVPIPTVSEVFSEGEEGGDRGLPTPRLGARAETEIGGSRGPAFPGADSPSSAARRVFSGASEGGQAPAGRTRPNLQVLEPPHREECSPLSPHWRAVHGILAPTSNPADSRLPEEGHGEVTDGSASGPGSPRRTRRLTSRFALADVDHPGAALPPDVVPQSRPPAFSPPSSSLGDDGARCLRSRSEEARERDQLSLSDRDRSPRGADPSGSRVSLGECRDDTERATASSAAFSRGGGGRRAAGWRGPEPRGRRSLPAGGSRWGGEEDDPVAAAFLAAAQAGPSRKRAGRRKSFAG comes from the exons ATGGACAGCGCCGCCACGGAGCGGGGAGCTCGTCTGGCTCCGAAGGCCCCgatttcttctccgtccgcggctgtctcgccttccaaCGTGGAGTTGTTTCCTgtcctcgcgtcttctctctccgaggCGAAACTCCCCGACAaacgctctctcctctttctgcaCGCGAGTCCGATGGAgacttctctcccttcgccgcccggctgtttctcgcgccgGCGCTCCCTCGAAGCTGCGCATGCCGAACAAGACCCGCCCCGGAACGTTGCATGCGTTGAAGACCGAGAAGGCCTCTCCCACCCTGCCAGCTTCGACGACCCTCAAGGGGCGTTCAGGGCggctgcgccttcgcgcgaCCAGGCGGAACTTCTTCAGATCCATCAGCGTCTCCGAGAGGAGGCGCTCcagcgccagagagagggacacagcTCGGAAGCgggcgcgccgcctgcggaCGTCTCTCAGGAGAGTGCGAAGACGTACCACTACGTCCCTAACGCTCTCGCCCACGGTCCTTCTCACGCTGCGGAGAACCGGTCTCCGCACGGACTCCCGCAGTCCGTCGCGCCGGCGCACGCCGCGCGCCCTCTTTTTACGGGCAACTCGCCGACTTGCTTCTCTTCGGGGCCTCGCGCCGAAGGTCGAACCGATGGGGcgtggacggagacgggcggCACTCGGACTTGGGTTGTCTCCGAGCCCCGCCCAGCGGCGTCTTCGGGGACCTACGCCTCTTCGGTGCAGGCTGCGCCACCTGCGCTCGCTCCCAGTCTCTACGTGCAGCCGATGGCTTCAGTCGACCCGCAGAAACACACGCGTCTTGTGTCGCCTGCCTTCGCATCTGCGCTGGCGCCCACCCTCGAACAGAGGTACGCAGTGGGTGCGCCTGCCTCCTGTGCGAGCACAACGTCAGGGAGCAGCGCCTACCCCTCGAGTCTccggcgcgaggcgccgatGTCCAGAAGCCGAGTGATGgtcagagacagcgggacgGGCGCGTATCTCAGCCCTGCGCGCTCCCCAGACGgcccgttctctcgcgccgacGGGGGCCGGGGGGCGGCGACCAAGGAGCGCCGCAGAGGCCGGAAGAAGCGTCTGTGGGGCGGGAGGTGGGGCGAGAAGCTCCAGGCGTTCtacgagagcggagagagcgaatgCGACAGCGCCGGGGGAGAAGATACGCAGGAGGCCGAGACACACGTGGGAGAAGCGACGGTTTCGGGGTTCGCTGGCGAGGCCCCGACGTGGACCAGTCCCTCCGTGGTGTCcacgctcttctccgtcttctcgaaTCCCGAGAGAGCCGCGTCGCGGGACTcccgggtgtctgtacacccgatGAGTCCCATCCAGGGAGCCCCCGCGGGACCGCGCCCGGACGCGCaccttctctccgcgtttccctgcGAAACTCCCAGGCAGGCGCACTCTGGGAGTCCGGCGCACCCTCGCGTCCTGAGCGACGGCCAGGTGTACATTCCGGGGACCGGGGacttccgcgtttctgcgttGGCGGCGTCTGCTTCCGGCAGTTCCCAGGCGGtgtctgtcgcgtctcccaCCTTCGCTGCGCGCGGCCACTCCCCGTCAGCGGCGTCGCGCTCGAGGGGCGGCTACCTCCCCTCAGGGACGtctccgcgcgtctccggagTCGAGCGCGGGAGGTCTCCGGGTGTCCCCGACCCCGGAGCGCGCTTCGGCGCCGCCAGTCCCGTGCagccgaggaggcgacgcagacagaggaaggcgaaaggggGAGACGGGGCGAAGCGGAGTTTCTCAGAGACTGCAGGCGCCGTCGCAGCAAATGCAGGCGCGGCCGTCGTAGGCGCCATCGGAGGCTTTGTGGGGGGCGTGGTGGACCACATCATCGAGAGTCACTCGGAGGCGTCTCGGTCACGGAGTCCGAGAGATTCGTCCCTTTTCAGCTCGGCCTCTGAACACGGTGCaagaagtggagacgaggcagacgggtTCGCACATCCGCATGCGGCCCTCGAGCCTGTCCCTCGCTTCGACCTCCAGACCGGGAACCGCCTGCAGAACCCCGGCGCCTTGaccgcagctgcagcgcTGTCGGGTGGCCTTCCAGCCCCCTGGCAGGGCGCGCCAGGTTTTGGCGGATCAAGCAACCCGGGGTCCGTGCTTCCTGGCCTCAGCCGCCAAGActcgctcgcttctgcccACGGCGCGCACGCCCCAGGGCTCCTTCcacgcgccgccgtctcgccgtgtctccagacgggtgtctctgcgtcggtGTGTCCCTCTGTCGGGGCGTCGGTCTCAGGCGCCTCGGCACCCGGCCAGCcggcgcttcctctgcgtgCGCCGCTTCCGTTCCCCCGGTCcgctgcgccgccgtcgctgacggtcgaggagaaaggcagagcgCTCGGAAACATCACGGCGTCCGTCGTGCTCGAAAACCTCTCGCTCACAGCGCGGTCGCTCTTGCAtgtcgcctccgtcgcgccGGGGCTCGCCGCGTcagtcgccctcgccgccgccgatGTGGTGAAGGCAGTGAAGCGTGGCATGGAAGGCGTGGAGGGTGACGACGCGTGGGAACTCGAGCACAAGCTGTCACCGAGgccgcgagagcgaagcgaagaacgcggacaggaagagacgccgaagaagctCGGAACAGATCGCGGGGTGCGCGAGGACACGGGAGCAGGAACGGACCGAGACGCCTCGCAGGggagagcagcgaagaaCGAATCCGTTGAGGCCGGGACGtgtggagacagcagcgagaagcCCACACcgaaagggaggaagcaggcagcgcagagccgccgagcgtctccgtcggctGGCGCGCGCCAAGTCGAGCAAGGCCGGACCTCCGCGGCTCCTACGCCTTCGGCGCGGCAGGCTTCTCGCGAGAGTTCTCCACGCCAGGCCGCGCAGCAGTCGGACGCGCGCCTCGGAAAACTCCGCGGAGACTCGCCAACCAACTCACCGAAAGACGCcgctggaggcgccgcctcgcagctgccgcctacggagacggaggccgCGGAGCTCGCGGCGGCTTTCCGCGAGTGGCAGTCGTTCGGCTTCTTGTGGGACCGCGTGGTGCTCGAGGAATGCTGcgtggaggaggcgcagcgtCTGAAGCAGCTGTTTGATCGCTTTGCGGAGCCgtcgtcgccgccgcgcctctcgcgcgaaGGCTTTGCGAAACTCCTCGCCGCCTACCCCTGTCTTCCCCCGGAACACCACGACTTCTTCTTCCGGACGCTCGCCCGGAGGAGCGAGGACAGCATTCTCCTCCGGGACTTCCGCGCCGGCTTCTACGTCGCGCAGCCCCAGTTGCCTGAGGAGGTCGAGCGAGCGAGCGGGAAGCTGCGGCTGCAGTTCGTCTTCAAAGCCTACGAcctcgacggcgacggctgGCTCCAGGAGGAGGAACTCCGTGGCCTGCTGTCTCACCTCCACAGCGCCggtctgcatgcggaggaCCTAAAAATCAAACAGGACCGAGACGCTCTGGACAAACTCGTGAAG GGAGAAGCCCAGGTGCTTCTGCAGCGTTTCCCCCGCTTTGGCTACTCGGCCTTCCTCCAGTGTGTGAGAAGCGGCGTCTTCAACGCAACGcaccgtcttctccgctgtcgtgcctcgcttcctggcCTCGTCAAGGCGGAAGAACGGACGCGGCGGCGGTCCTGCGCAGCTCGCCCCAGCCCGCAGGTGCCCGCAAAAAGCACTGTGGCCGAGTCGACGCCTTcgctggaggcgcagagcccagcgaccgcggtcgtctccgcggcagccgcggctgtctctgcggctgcagccgcctctgccgtcgcTACCGCCGCATTCGCTCACGACTGCCCCGAGCGCCGAACCCAACGGCTtttgcctgcctcgcgctcgccctcgcccgaAGCGGTGCACGGCCAGGGATGGCCCTCCACAGCGgcgggcgtcgccgccccAAGAGCCCcagctgtgtgtctcgcagGCGGCGCCCAACTAGCCGACGCGAGATGGGTCGGCGCATACCCCGGGGAGGCTTCGTCGGAAGCGGGCCCGCGTCCTCTAACAACGCCGGAAAAGCCg GTGGCGAAGAAGGCTGCATATCCCTCGGTGCCTGCGCAACAGACGCGTGTCGCTCAAAAGATTGTGCACCACGTGAAGACTTGTCTCCCCTTCGTTTCGCGCGCCGATCTCgacgcgcgcctccccgcccTGCTTTCCGTAAACGCGTCCTctccggcgcatgcaggcgatcgagaaggcgctccctcgccttcctttctccaaATGCCGCTCGCAGTCGAAGAGGTGCTCGCCCTTTGCGATGCCGTGGAGAGGCTCGTcgccgccgaggagacagtgaTTGAG CTGGATGTACCGCTGAAAATCTACGGAGACCTCCACGGCCACCTCGCCGACCTCCTCGAGTTTTTCGGCTCTTTTGGATGgccaggcgacgaggacaAACTCACAGAGCAAATCGAGGATTTCCTCTTCCTAG GAGACTACGTCGATCGCGGCCCGTGCAGTCTGGAAgtcctccttcttctcttttctctcaaaGTGTTG agTCCAAaccgcgtcttcctgctccgAGGCAACCACGAAGATCGACAGATGAATCGCGTCTACGGCTTCCTGGAAGAACTCGAGCGGAAACTCG gcggcgacgcaAGCACTCGGGTCTGGGAGAAGGCAAACGAGGTGTTTGACCTTCTTCCACTCGCCGCGCTCGTCCCAGTGGCGGGTGTCTTTTGCCTCCATGGCTGCTTGGGGGACTCGATCGAGACGGTCGACGACCTCAGAGTCATTCAGAGGCCGCTGGATATCTCCGTTCTTCAACTCG ATGGGGTCGACGCCGGCGCtcgaggcgcctccgccgcagACCACAAAGTACTCGACTGTCTCTGGAGTGACCCGGAGAGACCGCcggaaagagcggaagacgcagcgggcCCCGCGTCGCCCCGCGGGGGACACGTCGTCAG GAGCTCAGCGGCCTTCATCGAGGCGTTTCTGGAGCGAAACCGACTGGCGCTTCTCGTCCGGGGTCACGAATGCGTCGCGCCCGGGTACTGCTACGATCTGGGTGGACGCTGCCTCaccctcttttctgcctcgaaTTATTGCGGGACCGCAAACAACGACGGAGCGGCCCTCCACATctacagagaagaggagcctCTCCCGAATCCGGACAGACCTCGCCAGCATATCACTCGGCACATCCTT CTCGTGGAGCGCCAGGACCGGTCGCGCGCGGGAGTCTCCGGCCTTCCGCCTcagacgcgtttctcgccccAGGGCTTCCCGACGCCGTTGGGGTCTCCTTCTGGGCCGCCCCCTACTCGTCCTCCTCCCCTACACGGCGGCGAGGTGGGGGGAGCGATGTTCTCCGAACTCACGAGGCTGGCGTCCGAAG CTGCGCGTTCCCCCctcggctcttcctcgtttccgtcttccgcggaggcagcagcgcttctttcttcagctTTGAGGTCCTCCACGACGGTTCCTCTCACGAGTTCCAGCGCGTTTGGGgagcctcctctcgcgtcgcccAGCCAGCACGAGAAGATCGACGCCGACGGGCCATTTGGCCCCTCGACGCTGGGGGCGTGGCTAGCCTCCCCGGGTCCCCACATTGAGATTCCTTCCGAGTTTCTGTCCTCCCACTCCCCGCCACActcccccctctcctcttctccgctgaCTGCTTCGGGCCCCCGTGCCGCAGCGCGtgcgtctgcctccgtctccgccgctctccAAGGCTCCTTCGGCCTGCCGGCCGCGTCTCTTCACGGAGACGGCTGggtctcgccgctgtcgccggcCTATCTGGCGGACGGCCTtcgcgagagcggcgcgacATGGATGcaggctgtctctcccgggagagacaccgcagccACAGCCGGACTGGAAGGGGCCGACGCGTCTCCCCCCTCGCCCCGTCCCGCTCACTTGTCCGAGGAGATGCAAAACGCCCATCCCCCTTTgcccgtcgcctcgcccctcgtgCCGATCCCCACTGTCTCCGAGGTCTTCtcggagggcgaagagggaggagacaggggtCTGCCTACCCCGCGTCTGGGAGCGcgcgccgagacagagatcGGAGGCAGTCGCGGGCCGGCGTTCCCCGGCGCGGACTCGCCAAGCAGCGCTGcgcgccgcgttttttctggggCGTCCGAGGGAGGCCAGGCTCCAGCGGGGAGGACTCGGCCGAATCTGCAAGTGTTGGAGCCACCGCACCGCGAGGAATgctcgcccctgtctccgcactGGCGGGCGGTGCACGGCATCCTCGCGCCGACCAGCAACCCCGCCGACAGCCGTCTACCTGAAGAGGGCCATGGTGAAGTCACCGACGGCAGCGCGAGCGG TCCCGGGAGTCCTAGGCGAACGCGGCGGCTGACCAGTCGGTTCGCGCTGGCCGACGTGGACCATCCAGGGGCTGCGTTGCCGCCTGACGTGGTTCCGCAGTCTCGCCCTCCGGCCTTTTCTCCGCCGTCGTCGAGTCTCGGCGACGACGGggcgcgctgtctccgttcgcgGAGCGAAGAGGCCCGCGAGCGCGAccagctgtctctttctgacCGAGACAGGTCGCCCCGCGGCGCGGACCCATCGGGGTCGCGGGTCTCCTTGGGCGAGTGTAGGGACGACActgagagagcgacagcctcctcggcggccttctcgcgcggcggTGGGGGCCGAAGAGCCGCAGGCTGGAGAGGCCCGGAGCCCCGAGGGCGCCGATCCCTGCCAGCGGGAGGTTCGCGGtgggggggagaagaagacgacccAGTGGctgccgcctttctcgctgcgGCGCAGGCTGGGCCCTCGCGAAAGCGCGCAGGCAGACGAAAGTCATTCGCAGGCTag
- a CDS encoding putative calmodulin, translated as MSCPPRVREAFALFDNDGDGEISGREILLTIRSCGVIPTQEEMKSLPATMSWPDFEAWMSKKLSSCKPEEDLIKAFKVFDRSNDGTISTDELSQVMIALGELLSDEEVKGMIKDADPNGTGRIQYANFVKMLLA; from the exons ATGTCTTGCCCTCCCCGCGTTCGCGaggccttcgccctcttcgaCAAcgatggagacggcgaaatcTCGGGGCGAGAAATCCTCCTCACCATCCGTTCCTGCGGTGTCATCCCCACCCAAGAAGAAATGAAGTCTCTCCCAGCC ACCATGTCGTGGCCCGATTTTGAAGCGTGGATGTCGAAGAAGCTGTCGTCATGCAAGCCAGAAGAAGATTTGATCAAGGCCTTCAAGGTCTTTGATCGCTCGAACGACGGAACCATCTCGACCGACGAGCTGTCGCAAGTTATGATTGCGCTCGGCGAGTTGCTTTCCGACGAGGAAGTGAAAGGCATGATCAAGGACGCCGATCCGAACGGCACAGGCAGAATCCAGTACGCCAACTTTGTCAAGATGCTCCTCGCCTAA